The Maylandia zebra isolate NMK-2024a linkage group LG14, Mzebra_GT3a, whole genome shotgun sequence genome includes the window AGTCACTAATTCACTATTATCCAAAATCTGTTGTAGACACTTAGGAAGGAATTCTTCGCCTGGCTCAATATTGATCTGAAACATACTGTGAAGGTGTAGAGTGTGAATAAAATTTACTTTACTTCTTTCCAATGCAGAATGTAATGAGAATCGCCTCCCTGAATTTGGCATATAACACGACAATTGACAACGGCATGTAAGTAGCGTCGTTTGTGGCAACCTCTgatctgtatgtctgtgtcaaGCAGCCTTCTGATTTATTTCtatgtgtgtcttttttttccttttgttttagaAAAACCAGTGACACTTCAGTGACACTTCAGCGCTTTGACAAAAGCCTGGAGGAGTTTTATGCCCTTTGCGATCAACTTGAGCTATGTTTGGTAAgattcaaacaaacaaataatccATCATGGAGTAAAAACAGACATCCAGACACATTTATGTGTTGATTTTTGTGAGTGTTTTGTCATTTCTGTAAGAGATCATAACTGTACCCCTAAAAACTAAATATGACTGTAAACCTTTTTTCTTACAAAAcattacaaatatttaaattggGTGTAAACCAATCTCATTGTGATATGTTTTAATGACTTAAACAGATGAAAAAGAACTTAACTCAAGACTGACTattaaaaaaagcattaaaattaAAGAAGTTATCAGTCAAATCTAAAAGACCTTTTAGAATGTaactcccgcgataaacgagggaccactgcACTGTATCTACACTTAAGATTTCCTCCACAAACtgaattttttcttcttctctgtgcaGCGACTAGCATATGAGTGCCTCTCACAGAGCATCGACAGTGCCAAACACTCACCCAACCTGGTCCCAACAGCCACCAAGCCAGACACCGTCCAGACAGAGTCCATGTCATATGCCCAGTACCTTGGCATGATCAAATCTCAGATCTCCTGTGCCAAAGATATCCACAACGCTTTGCTGGAGTGTTCTAAGAAGATTGCAGGAAAGGGACAGCCTCAAGGAATCATATAGATTTGGACTGATGGTTACAGCTCTTTATGCACCAGGTGTTTTGTAAAAGGTGACAGAATTGTAAAATATTTACTTCTCACTTTCATGCTACATTGGCCATGATGATGATTTATGTCAGCAGGTCAAAAGGTCATGTATATTTGGTGGAGcgtgaagttgtgtttttgccACCACTTTGTAAATAATTCTGACAGACGTTATGTTGGAAGATGACCAGCAGGTGGCGGCAGAAGCGCAGGTGAAGTCTTTTATAACACGTTTGTATTCGCTAATAAAATCTTTCTACTTACCGGTATGTTTGCTGAAATTTTTCATGTTTCTTAAGGATGTGACTTTCAGATACCGTTCCTCTGCTGCAATTAGCTTTTTTAAGCttgtcacttcttcttttgtctctcACTTATCCAGTTTCCTAATGTtttgaaggacaagctggaccCAATGTAGAAATATGCAAGTTTTCTGCTAATAtatctttgggaatcaccttgttggtgaaAAAAATAGTATTTAATGTCAACATATGTTATTGTTGGGATTTTTCATaaattcagctaaagaaatgtgaataaattgtgtttttatgacAGGCTGCAAATGAGTgtctaaaaataatatttaaaattgttttgCTCATTTGTCTGTGAAGGCTCAAACATGGTTCATCCCTTGAATATGGTGCCTTTATGCTTGAATAAGTCAGtattaagtggcttaacaaaaaaGCACTTCTAAAACAATGGTTCAGGCataaggactggactgaaaatgactgaaaaagcagccaatgtacAGAGCTACAGAGTAAAGGTCTGAGCCATTAGAagcaaaatataatgaaatgaaaggtgtttcaagacttttgcacagcactctATATTTACATACCATCATGCTCTTTTGGCCCTTGTGCTGTGTATTCAGAGGGTGAATGAGGACTTTGTTAACAGGTCAGGTTTCTGCAGCTTCTTCCAATTGTATCTGAAGCTCTGGGATGTATGCAGTCTGATATAGAAACATGTGAGAGGCACGCTTGCAGCTGTGTAACATCTCAGACCAATCTGAGCTACTGACAAGTGCTTAGATCCAAAAATACCACCCCCGGTCACTCTTAGAGACAAGGGCTTCATTTCGACACCGGCTATGCTATGTTATTCAGTATTCAGACTGACTTCCAAATATTGAGGATAACCTTTGtatatacttaaaaaaaaaaaaccccaacagatTAGTCTtatcacttttattttcagttgataCATTTTCTTCACTGTTAAAGCTCgtaaaaatacacaaatcaCTGAGAAAAATTCACACGTCGACAGTTTGTGAACGGAGTTCATCAGATGAAAAGCGAGACAACACCaaattaacaatataaaaagaGAAGGGTAATAGTTCTTTTTACATAAGATTACAGCAGATAAAGTACATATCTGTCGCATCAGGTACAAGACAACATAATCTCAGACAAAACAGGTATGATCTAAGTGCATTAGCGCATTCCACACAGCTCAGTAATTCACTATGTTCTCTCCGGTCTGGCTGCATGACAATATTAAAAAAGACAATACGAGAAACTGATGAAATCAACTGCGTTTTGAATGTGTTACCCCAATATGATGACATCACTACATcctcaaggaaaaaaaatataatgaaacCAAGCATATTCAAAGTGCACTATAACTGCTTTTGCAACTTCAATGCATTACATTTCTATATCGTTAATGCCCCAGAGATATAAACATTTTCTAGTTTTTAATAATTCTTTTGTCTCGTGTAGTGCCAAACGCCTTACCATTTATGTGTAGCAAATAGTGCACCGATTCAAACTAAGTGCTGAAAAATGTTTAGCATTCTCATAGTTGTGCAGCATGTTTCAGAAAATGTGCAGCAGTAGTGTGAAACGTAAGTAACTGAGCCAAAATATTGAAAAACCAGACACAGCTTGACCTTTTAAAATCCAGGTCAGTGGTCTGACTGTGTTTATGGGTAAGAAGGGCACCAGTTTGTACTGTatgctgtttaaaaacaaacaactttatTGCACACTGCTTCGTCGTCCCTGAGctctcactttttctgttttcctttagCCTTGCTCCCTGGTTGGTCTCTGCAGGAAAcaccaaaacaaagacaaaaattaAATACGTATCTTCCATATGTTTGTCATTTGATGCTGATCTGGAGTTTCTCAACTGTCTGCAGCACTACATAATAATCCAATAATAATCCAACCTGTGGTCCTGCTCAGGACCAGTGAGGGCTGCCTGGTGAACAACACGGGGTTGTGGTTCGTTCAAGCGAGACATGGGCCCGGTTTGCTGAAACTTGGACACTTCCTGCTGCCACTCATCATCAAAAGACT containing:
- the med29 gene encoding mediator of RNA polymerase II transcription subunit 29, whose amino-acid sequence is MASQQPQPGGSMSQAGLQQQSASMQQQQQQQQQQQQQQQQQQQQQQLSQQQDFDPVQRFKMLIPQLKESLQNVMRIASLNLAYNTTIDNGIKTSDTSVTLQRFDKSLEEFYALCDQLELCLRLAYECLSQSIDSAKHSPNLVPTATKPDTVQTESMSYAQYLGMIKSQISCAKDIHNALLECSKKIAGKGQPQGII